The following proteins are co-located in the Candida dubliniensis CD36 chromosome 3, complete sequence genome:
- a CDS encoding FAD transporter, putative (Similar to S. cerevisiae FLC3) yields the protein MLSSVVFSILTLILSCFVSTTEARRKLSATSLVTCMDNSQISPSYFNVTFNPDDRSLRYALDLTTSISGYITAHVQVYAYGFLIIEKDINVCSLGWKQFCPIYPGALQVDSVQYISSEYTKQIPGIAYQVPDIDAVVKLVVKERDSQETLSCLQANFSNGKTISQTGVKWATACIAGLGLIVAAMLSTFGNSNAASHISANSLSLFLYFQSVVVVSMQAVERVPPIASAWSENLAWSMGLIRIQFMQNIFRWYIQSTGGSPTTYFISTTKQVLVQKHKRSLDYVAGVAKRSLEYALRSHSNLYVLRGIKRIGYNSKIEPTSIVATGYTWFVLIGYLLVVLMVLVKSVIVLLTRAKKINPRTFNSFRGSFPNLIKGSLLRYIAIGSTQLIIFSLWEFTQNDSPAMVVLAVLFVLLLLGVLGWSYFNVMRIGKQSIRSYNNPAALLYGDNKVLQKWGFCYTMFHANKYWFGVVLMGYNVFKALFIAFCQDAGKVSVLPVFVADLAYTIYLIWTGPYLNKPTNVINYMMSIVTTINSFLFLFFSDLFGQPAPVASIMGWVFFILNAAFSLILLILVIVFVLLSVVSKNPDARFAPAKDDRFSFQRKSSIKHRSFTEKNASGNKDGGDEELTALGVAAQDHSADWESQMYKLNDLSLDEEDDSRTNQDFVRPDNANELTSDYDEGEEDEDNTRIATDDDKNKKLAAKWKSKISRKLSKKKSVKNKNDTTTVRRLSDTLINDERDSNERREENDELTPITNPYNQSTAFNNHKRAQSTTSTLSNNNPTNTKGFI from the coding sequence ATGCTATCGTCGGTggttttttcaattttaacaTTGATACTTTCTTGCTTTGTATCAACTACTGAAGCCAGAAGGAAACTTTCAGCCACTTCTTTGGTCACATGTATGGACAATTCCCAAATTTCTCCCAGTTATTTCAATGTCACATTTAATCCTGATGACAGATCTTTACGGTATGCCCTTGATTTGACTACTTCGATTAGTGGATATATTACTGCTCATGTTCAAGTTTATGCTTATGggtttttaattattgaaaaagatataAATGTATGTTCATTGGGTTGGAAACAGTTTTGTCCTATTTACCCTGGTGCATTACAAGTTGATTCAGTTCAATATATTAGTTCTGAATACACTAAACAAATTCCAGGAATTGCTTATCAAGTGCCCGATATTGATGCCGTGGTGAAACTTGTTGTCAAGGAAAGAGATTCTCAAGAAACATTATCTTGTTTACAAGCCAATTTCTCAAATGGTAAGACCATTAGTCAAACCGGGGTCAAATGGGCTACAGCATGTATTGCTGGTTTAGGATTAATAGTTGCTGCCATGTTGTCCACTTTTGGTAATTCCAACGCTGCTTCACATATTTCTGCCAATTCATTATCGCTTTTCCTTTATTTCCAAAGTGTGGTTGTTGTATCGATGCAAGCTGTTGAAAGAGTCCCACCTATTGCAAGTGCATGGTCAGAAAATTTAGCTTGGTCAATGGGGTTAATTCGTATTCAATTTAtgcaaaatatttttaggTGGTACATACAACTGACGGGAGGTTCACCAACAACGTATTTTATATCAACTACCAAACAAGTTTTAGTACAAAAGCACAAAAGATCATTAGATTATGTTGCTGGTGTTGCTAAAAGATCATTAGAATATGCCTTACGTTCACACAGTAATTTATATGTGTTGCGTGgtattaaaagaattgggTACAATTCCAAAATTGAACCAACATCTATTGTGGCCACTGGTTACACTTGGTTTGTCTTGATTGGTTATTTGTTAGTAGTATTAATGGTATTGGTGAAATCGGTGATTGTATTGTTGACTCGtgccaaaaaaatcaatccTAGAACTTTTAATTCATTCCGTGGAAGTTTCccaaatttaattaaaggATCTCTTTTAAGATATATTGCTATTGGATCTactcaattgataatattttcattgtGGGAATTCACTCAAAATGATTCACCAGCTATGGTTGTTTTAGCGGTATTGTTtgtgttgttattattgggAGTATTAGGATGGTCATATTTCAATGTTATGAGAATTGGGAAACAATCCATTAGAAGCTATAATAACCCAGCAGCATTATTATATGGTGATAATAAAGTATTACAAAAATGGGGGTTCTGTTATACAATGTTTCATGCCAACAAGTACTGGTTTGGTGTTGTTCTTATGGGGTATAATGTTTTCAAAGCATTATTTATTGCCTTTTGTCAAGATGCTGGGAAAGTTTCTGTTTTACCAGTTTTTGTTGCTGATTTGGCTTATAccatttatttaatttggACTGGACCATATTTGAATAAACCAACAAATGTCATTAATTATATGATGTCGATTGTGACCAccattaattcatttttgtttttgtttttctccGATTTATTTGGTCAACCTGCTCCTGTAGCATCAATTATGGGATGggtatttttcattttaaatGCCGCATTctcattgattttattgattttggttattgtgtttgtattattatcagtGGTGTCGAAGAACCCTGATGCTAGATTTGCTCCTGCTAAAGATGATAGATTTTCTTTCCAAAGGAAATCTTCAATCAAACACAGAAGTTTTACAGAAAAGAATGCTTCTGGTAACAAagatggtggtgatgaagaattgacAGCATTGGGAGTAGCAGCACAAGATCATTCAGCTGATTGGGAATCACAAATGTATAAACTCAATGATTTATCTttagatgaagaagatgattcAAGAACAAATCAAGATTTTGTGAGACCAGATAATGCTAATGAACTAACATCAGATTATGATGAaggagaagaagatgaagataataCTCGTATTGCCACTGACGAcgataaaaataaaaaattggcAGCCAAAtggaaatcaaaaatatccAGAAAATtatcgaaaaaaaaatcagttaaaaacaaaaatgatACAACCACTGTAAGAAGATTGAGTGATACATtgattaatgatgaaagaGATTCAAATGAAAGACGCgaagaaaatgatgaattgacaccaataacaaatccatataatcaatcaacagCATTTAATAATCATAAACGTGCGCAATCTACAACTTCaactttatcaaataaCAACCCAACAAATACCAAAggatttatataa